In one Chitinophaga sancti genomic region, the following are encoded:
- a CDS encoding L,D-transpeptidase family protein: MKKALIISAFAICLFAACKSGTNNKTNGDHAAQHNDIPVSPRNNDISPANAYNALFLGPKDVEKFITNQQLDSNLANRLRSFYNARNFEYAWFDTAGLNEQAYGFRSLYDYSVDTSETNKALEYRLNALMNNEQDSAISATNASIVKTELQLTQRFITYFLDAHKDDKDAVKIMEHYVPMQKNGILQLADAVISGKGYHSTEIKNVYGDLIKELEKYTSIAKKGSWDSIPVEKKKKYKKGDNSPVIAAIKHRLQATGELDGKDTTGVFDDAMEAAVNKFEASHGHTPRGIITDTLVREMNVPAITIVEKLLINMERMRWIPPVPQGRLIMVNIPEFMLHAWDGRNKDFDMAVVVGKEGKSTTSFSGDLNQVVFSPYWNLPRSIIKEEVLPAMSRNKGYLASHHMEVTGERNGVPVIRQVPGKENPLGRVKFLFPNSFNIYFHDTNQKELFNKDQRAYSHGCIRLSDPVKMANYLLHDQPEWTAEKIDSAMNSGKEKYVRVKNPVPVMITYYTTWVGTDGQLHVVEDIYDHDRKIAAKLFTDVR; this comes from the coding sequence ATGAAGAAAGCATTGATCATTTCGGCTTTTGCGATCTGCCTGTTCGCAGCCTGTAAATCCGGAACAAACAATAAAACAAACGGCGATCACGCTGCACAGCATAATGATATACCTGTTAGCCCCAGGAATAATGATATTAGCCCGGCAAACGCGTACAATGCTCTTTTCCTTGGACCCAAAGATGTAGAGAAATTCATTACCAACCAGCAACTGGATAGTAACCTGGCGAACAGGCTGCGTAGTTTTTACAACGCACGCAATTTTGAATATGCATGGTTCGATACCGCTGGTTTGAATGAACAGGCTTATGGGTTTCGCAGCCTCTATGATTATAGTGTAGATACCAGCGAAACCAATAAGGCCCTGGAATATCGCCTCAATGCACTCATGAACAATGAACAGGATTCAGCCATCTCAGCGACTAATGCTAGTATTGTAAAGACGGAGTTGCAGCTGACACAGCGCTTCATTACCTATTTTCTCGATGCACATAAAGATGATAAAGATGCCGTGAAAATCATGGAGCACTATGTACCCATGCAAAAGAACGGGATCCTGCAACTGGCTGATGCCGTCATCTCCGGCAAAGGCTATCATTCTACCGAAATAAAGAACGTATACGGTGACCTCATAAAGGAACTGGAAAAATATACATCCATTGCAAAGAAAGGCAGCTGGGATAGTATTCCTGTAGAGAAGAAAAAGAAATATAAGAAAGGAGATAATAGCCCGGTCATCGCCGCTATCAAACATCGATTGCAGGCAACGGGCGAACTGGATGGTAAGGATACGACCGGCGTATTTGACGACGCAATGGAAGCCGCGGTCAATAAATTCGAAGCAAGCCATGGCCATACACCCAGGGGCATCATCACGGATACCCTTGTACGTGAAATGAATGTACCAGCAATTACAATCGTGGAGAAATTACTGATCAACATGGAACGTATGCGCTGGATACCACCGGTGCCGCAAGGCAGGCTGATCATGGTGAACATCCCTGAGTTCATGCTGCATGCATGGGATGGCAGGAACAAAGATTTCGATATGGCAGTGGTAGTCGGCAAGGAAGGTAAAAGTACGACCAGTTTCAGCGGTGATCTCAACCAGGTCGTGTTCAGTCCTTACTGGAACCTGCCCCGCAGTATTATCAAAGAAGAAGTATTACCAGCCATGAGCAGGAACAAAGGCTACCTGGCAAGTCATCATATGGAAGTGACCGGCGAAAGAAACGGTGTGCCGGTGATCAGGCAGGTACCTGGAAAAGAAAATCCATTGGGCAGGGTGAAATTCCTGTTTCCCAACAGCTTTAATATATATTTCCACGATACGAATCAAAAGGAATTATTCAACAAGGATCAACGTGCGTATAGCCATGGCTGTATCAGGTTGTCTGATCCTGTGAAAATGGCGAATTACCTGCTGCATGATCAGCCGGAATGGACAGCAGAAAAGATTGATAGTGCAATGAACAGTGGAAAAGAAAAGTATGTCAGGGTGAAGAACCCGGTACCCGTTATGATCACCTACTATACTACCTGGGTAGGCACAGACGGTCAGCTGCATGTGGTGGAAGACATTTATGATCATGACCGTAAAATAGCTGCGAAACTATTTACTGACGTACGCTAA
- a CDS encoding TIGR03364 family FAD-dependent oxidoreductase: MQQFDLIIIGGGILGTSHAFHALQKGLKVLILERDSYPLGATVRNFGQVVPSGLADKWFDYGLTGLALYKSIQQKGDISVRQNGSIYIASDEDEQALIHELKAHYDHIGYQAQLLSATEVQQRYPAIKPAYAKEALFFPEEVSVEPDKMIHRLHAFLKEQHKLQIQYYTPVTSIEEAKGQVIINGHFQAGKVIICCGHEGKLLFPEIFSASGQVVSKLQMLRSIPMPELPLKGNILTGLTIRRYESFATYCPSFNRIKTPQHYEELKKWGIHILFKQATDNSIIIGDSHEYAPIHQSDDLGFHTNHYINELILEEASHIINIGSRQIASCWNGFYAQHNENNIFEKDVSPQIHIRTGIGGKGMTAGAGYAKESVDLLYGI; encoded by the coding sequence ATGCAACAATTTGATCTGATAATAATCGGCGGAGGCATTCTTGGTACCAGCCATGCCTTTCATGCACTGCAAAAAGGATTGAAAGTACTCATCCTGGAAAGGGATAGCTACCCCCTTGGCGCTACCGTTCGTAACTTCGGACAAGTAGTACCTTCCGGCCTCGCAGATAAATGGTTTGACTACGGCCTCACCGGGTTAGCCCTCTATAAATCTATCCAGCAGAAAGGAGATATTTCTGTAAGACAAAACGGAAGTATCTACATCGCTTCTGATGAAGATGAACAGGCACTGATCCATGAGCTGAAAGCTCATTATGATCATATAGGCTACCAGGCACAATTACTTTCTGCCACGGAGGTACAACAACGTTACCCGGCCATCAAACCGGCATATGCCAAAGAAGCCCTCTTCTTTCCTGAAGAAGTCAGTGTAGAACCGGATAAAATGATCCATCGCCTGCATGCGTTCTTGAAAGAACAACACAAGCTGCAGATCCAATATTACACCCCGGTCACTTCCATTGAAGAAGCAAAGGGTCAGGTAATTATCAATGGACATTTCCAGGCTGGTAAAGTCATCATCTGCTGCGGCCATGAAGGGAAATTATTATTCCCCGAAATCTTTTCCGCCAGCGGACAGGTAGTAAGCAAACTACAGATGCTCCGTTCTATCCCGATGCCGGAACTACCACTAAAAGGAAACATCCTCACCGGCCTTACCATCCGCCGCTATGAAAGTTTTGCTACCTATTGTCCTTCATTTAACAGGATCAAAACGCCTCAACATTATGAAGAACTAAAAAAATGGGGCATTCATATCTTATTCAAACAGGCGACAGACAATAGCATTATCATTGGCGACAGCCACGAATATGCACCTATCCATCAGTCAGACGATCTCGGGTTTCACACCAATCACTATATCAATGAACTGATCCTCGAAGAAGCCTCACATATCATCAATATCGGGAGTAGGCAAATAGCCTCCTGCTGGAATGGCTTTTACGCACAGCACAATGAAAATAATATATTCGAAAAGGATGTAAGCCCGCAAATCCATATCCGTACAGGGATAGGAGGGAAGGGCATGACCGCTGGTGCAGGTTATGCAAAAGAGAGTGTGGACCTGCTTTATGGGATTTAA
- a CDS encoding aldehyde dehydrogenase family protein, with product MEPVNKYSLHCYAAGNIIQGQDQLTIRSPYDQRVIGTLSTVKRADTLATIEAAFVQKPLMSHFERYQVLNKAQTLLGERKAEFGALISAESGLCIREAMYETGRAMDVLLFAAIAALQEPGQVFSCDVSPHGRARKIYTVQEPVALAVAITPFNHPLNQVAHKVAPALAAGTPVILKPSEKTPLTAIRFVELLYEAGLPPHMLSVLLGPTNEVAEVLVSDPRVSVVSFTGSVAVGKRIAQTAGYKKVILELGGNDPLIILEDADMELAVTLAAEGAFRNSGQRCTAVKRILVQESIHDEFVTNFIEKTKTYTCGDPAHPDTIVGTVIDEAAAIHLELLIEKAVAQGAQLLQGGTRQGALLQPAVLTQVPRHAEMVVQEAFGPLAPVMAVKDIEDAVTLANSTAYGLSSGIVTSNLQHAMYAIKHIKAGTVNINEVPGYRIEHSPFGGIKDSGLGIKEGVTEAMKTFSFTKTYSLPW from the coding sequence ATGGAACCGGTAAATAAGTACTCCCTGCATTGCTATGCAGCAGGCAACATAATACAGGGCCAGGATCAGCTCACGATCCGCAGTCCTTACGATCAGCGGGTAATTGGCACCCTCTCCACGGTGAAAAGGGCAGATACCCTGGCCACCATCGAAGCGGCATTCGTACAAAAACCGCTTATGAGCCATTTTGAGCGCTACCAGGTCCTGAATAAGGCCCAAACACTCCTTGGGGAGAGAAAAGCCGAATTTGGGGCTTTAATTAGCGCAGAATCGGGTCTCTGTATCAGGGAGGCAATGTACGAAACGGGAAGGGCAATGGATGTGTTACTGTTTGCCGCCATTGCCGCCCTCCAGGAACCGGGCCAGGTCTTTTCCTGCGATGTCTCTCCGCATGGCAGGGCCAGGAAGATCTATACGGTGCAGGAACCTGTGGCCCTGGCAGTCGCCATCACCCCCTTTAACCATCCCCTGAACCAGGTAGCTCATAAAGTGGCCCCGGCACTGGCAGCAGGTACACCGGTGATCCTGAAACCTTCGGAGAAAACACCGCTTACCGCCATCCGCTTTGTAGAATTGCTCTACGAAGCAGGCCTGCCCCCACATATGCTGAGTGTATTGCTGGGGCCTACAAATGAAGTAGCAGAAGTGCTGGTCAGCGATCCGCGGGTGTCTGTTGTGTCATTTACAGGTAGTGTGGCAGTGGGCAAACGCATCGCACAAACCGCAGGTTATAAAAAGGTGATCCTGGAACTGGGTGGCAACGATCCTTTGATCATCCTGGAAGATGCAGACATGGAACTGGCGGTAACCCTGGCAGCCGAAGGTGCCTTCAGGAATTCCGGGCAGCGCTGCACAGCGGTTAAACGCATCCTGGTACAGGAAAGTATCCACGATGAATTCGTTACGAACTTTATTGAAAAAACAAAGACCTATACCTGCGGAGACCCCGCCCATCCTGACACGATCGTAGGCACCGTCATCGACGAAGCAGCCGCTATTCACCTGGAGCTATTAATTGAAAAGGCGGTAGCACAGGGCGCTCAACTCCTTCAGGGTGGTACACGCCAGGGCGCGCTGTTACAACCAGCCGTGCTCACACAGGTACCCCGGCATGCAGAAATGGTCGTACAGGAAGCTTTCGGGCCACTGGCACCTGTCATGGCTGTAAAAGATATCGAAGATGCGGTAACCCTTGCCAACAGTACTGCCTATGGGCTATCTTCCGGCATAGTGACCAGCAACCTGCAGCATGCCATGTATGCCATCAAACATATCAAAGCCGGCACCGTTAATATCAACGAAGTACCAGGTTACAGAATTGAACATTCTCCCTTCGGAGGCATTAAAGACTCAGGGCTGGGTATTAAAGAAGGTGTAACTGAAGCAATGAAAACCTTTAGTTTCACAAAAACTTATTCCCTGCCCTGGTAA
- the phnA gene encoding phosphonoacetate hydrolase yields the protein MSISTLPFTANGIHYQPAAVPIVVICLDGSADEYLDISLAFDRMPHLKKMIKQGYRGMVRGALPSFTNVNNSSIVTGVAPAVHGISGNYFYDAALDQEVMMNAASYLRAETLLAAAANAGRKVAVVTAKEKLRDILSHNMKGIAFSAEKAAAATIATHGIDDAEQLTGEPAPAIYSAAASLFVLRAGNALLRAGRADFLYLSLTDYMQHTYAPEAPESLDFYAAIDHELGQLLEAGAIVGATADHGMNAKQLPDGSPNVIYVETLLDKQFGVGNRVICPITDPYVKHHGALGSYVVVHLADPARTAEIGNWLLQQPGITEVYDRDTAVRLLEQPADRIGDLVVLSARNVVLGRSPAHHDLSALDSGLRSHGGRYEEMVPLLISHPLNATYMRKAAGDARNFDVFDFTINGTGK from the coding sequence ATGTCCATATCAACCTTACCCTTTACTGCGAACGGCATTCATTACCAGCCGGCGGCTGTGCCCATCGTGGTGATCTGCCTGGATGGCTCTGCCGATGAATACCTGGATATTTCCCTTGCGTTTGACCGCATGCCTCACCTGAAGAAAATGATAAAGCAGGGATATAGAGGAATGGTAAGAGGTGCACTGCCTTCTTTTACAAACGTGAACAATTCATCTATCGTTACCGGTGTGGCACCTGCCGTACATGGCATTAGTGGCAACTACTTCTATGATGCCGCCCTGGACCAGGAAGTGATGATGAATGCCGCCTCGTATCTGCGGGCAGAAACCCTGCTGGCCGCAGCCGCCAATGCAGGCCGGAAAGTAGCCGTGGTCACCGCGAAAGAAAAGCTCCGCGACATCCTGTCTCACAATATGAAAGGGATTGCGTTTTCTGCAGAGAAAGCTGCTGCTGCAACAATTGCCACACACGGCATTGATGATGCAGAACAATTGACAGGTGAACCTGCTCCCGCCATCTACAGTGCTGCTGCCAGCCTGTTTGTATTACGGGCTGGGAATGCCCTGCTGCGCGCAGGCAGAGCGGATTTCCTGTACCTGTCACTCACAGATTATATGCAGCATACCTATGCACCGGAGGCTCCTGAATCTTTGGATTTCTATGCAGCCATCGATCATGAACTGGGTCAGTTACTGGAAGCAGGTGCCATTGTAGGTGCCACCGCCGATCATGGTATGAATGCGAAACAATTACCTGATGGCAGTCCGAACGTAATCTACGTAGAAACCCTGCTGGATAAGCAATTTGGCGTAGGTAACCGGGTGATCTGCCCCATCACCGATCCTTATGTAAAGCATCATGGTGCCCTGGGTTCCTATGTAGTCGTGCATCTTGCAGATCCTGCCAGGACAGCAGAAATAGGCAATTGGTTATTACAGCAGCCGGGTATCACAGAAGTGTACGACCGCGATACTGCCGTTCGTTTACTGGAACAGCCGGCTGACCGCATTGGTGACCTGGTGGTACTTTCTGCCCGCAATGTAGTACTGGGTCGTAGCCCTGCTCATCATGACCTGTCCGCACTGGATAGCGGTCTCCGTTCCCATGGCGGCCGTTATGAGGAAATGGTGCCCCTGCTCATTTCTCATCCCCTGAATGCAACCTATATGCGAAAAGCGGCTGGTGATGCCCGCAACTTTGATGTATTTGATTTTACGATTAATGGAACCGGTAAATAA
- a CDS encoding aspartate aminotransferase family protein has translation MEAEFSAKEGDINLSENRQQWMSRHIDAATTELLKADAQVFLHQSLSTPCMDVLTGAAGIYIINQQGKKYMDFHGNSVHQLGYQNKYITDRVKAQMDTLAFSPRRFTNVPAIQLAERLTTGALSRVLFAPGGTSAIGMALKLARVVTGKYKTISLYDSFHGASLDSISVGGEYQFHQDMGPLLTGSIHVPPPDIHRGIWKDEMMYADYIEYVIEKEGDIGALVAETIRSTDVIIPSKAYWKRLREICSKNGVLLILDEIPICMGRTGTLYAFQQYGIEPDILVLGKGLGAGLIPMAAMLCKEEYNKAAHLSLGHYTHEKNPLGAAAALAALDYMEEHKILDHVKEMEAHIATRLERFKHRGKGMLWAIEAGNAEQALYRCLEQGLSFKVSSGRVLSLYPPLITTREEMDQALDIIITAITEP, from the coding sequence ATGGAAGCGGAATTCTCAGCAAAAGAAGGGGATATTAACCTTTCCGAAAATAGGCAGCAATGGATGAGCCGGCACATTGATGCCGCCACTACAGAGCTATTGAAGGCAGATGCACAGGTGTTTCTGCACCAATCGCTCTCTACTCCCTGTATGGATGTACTGACCGGCGCAGCAGGTATTTACATCATCAATCAGCAGGGAAAAAAGTACATGGACTTTCATGGTAACAGTGTACACCAGCTCGGTTACCAGAATAAATATATCACGGACAGGGTGAAAGCGCAGATGGATACCCTTGCTTTTTCTCCCAGGCGGTTTACCAATGTGCCAGCGATACAACTGGCCGAAAGACTGACCACAGGAGCCTTAAGCAGGGTATTATTTGCGCCGGGTGGCACATCTGCCATCGGGATGGCACTGAAACTGGCACGGGTGGTAACGGGGAAATACAAGACGATTTCCCTGTACGACTCCTTTCACGGCGCATCGCTGGACAGCATTTCAGTAGGTGGCGAATACCAGTTTCACCAGGACATGGGCCCACTGCTAACTGGTAGTATTCATGTACCGCCACCTGATATACACAGGGGGATCTGGAAAGATGAAATGATGTACGCAGACTACATTGAATATGTGATCGAAAAAGAAGGAGATATCGGTGCACTGGTGGCCGAAACGATTCGTAGTACTGATGTGATCATCCCTTCAAAAGCATACTGGAAAAGGCTGCGGGAGATTTGTTCCAAAAATGGTGTACTCCTCATCCTGGACGAAATTCCAATTTGCATGGGGCGTACGGGTACGCTTTACGCCTTTCAGCAATACGGCATCGAACCTGACATCCTCGTGCTTGGCAAAGGCTTAGGTGCAGGTTTAATTCCAATGGCAGCCATGCTTTGTAAAGAAGAATACAATAAGGCTGCGCATCTTTCACTCGGACATTATACCCATGAAAAGAACCCATTGGGTGCAGCCGCTGCCCTCGCAGCACTGGACTATATGGAAGAACATAAAATACTGGATCATGTGAAAGAAATGGAAGCGCATATCGCTACAAGACTGGAAAGATTTAAGCACCGAGGCAAAGGAATGCTCTGGGCAATAGAAGCGGGCAATGCAGAGCAGGCATTGTACCGCTGCCTGGAGCAGGGTTTGAGTTTCAAAGTTTCCAGCGGCCGGGTATTATCCCTGTATCCGCCACTGATCACGACAAGAGAAGAAATGGACCAGGCTCTCGACATCATCATCACCGCCATCACTGAACCATAA
- a CDS encoding DUF5690 family protein yields MHRLLKNASGPWFTIWCLIASFGTYFCMYAFRKPMSTGLYTSYTLFGMGYKAILIISQVLGYMTSKFIGIKVISELRPGSRVKLIIALVAFSAIALLFFGLVPYPYNFIFLFFNGLPLGMIWGVVFSFLEGRKYTEVLSIGLSISIIAASGILKTFYLEVHSYFPHIPEFWLPFTIGAIAFPFFCFFVWMLSVIPAPTASDKLLRAERPPMTRADKTNVLRQYGPGIAGIMIVYCMLATMRDFRDNFSVEIWNELDSHWSKAVLAQTEVLCSIFVLIAVGALSAIKNNEKAFHATMGMIIAGVLLGGISTFLYHIHLISGFNWMLWLGMGLFLAYVPVQVALFERMIALFNIRANAGYFVYLCDAVGYLGSVGILFYKEFFAKTVKWSDTMAQFSCVMTIGGGLLLFTCVLFFKKLLLDKKVSYQN; encoded by the coding sequence ATGCATCGCTTACTCAAAAATGCCTCCGGCCCCTGGTTCACCATCTGGTGCCTGATCGCCTCCTTTGGCACTTATTTCTGTATGTATGCCTTTCGTAAGCCGATGTCTACAGGTCTCTATACTTCTTACACTTTATTTGGAATGGGTTATAAAGCCATCCTGATCATCTCCCAGGTACTTGGTTATATGACTTCCAAATTCATTGGCATCAAAGTCATTTCCGAACTCCGCCCCGGCAGCAGGGTTAAACTCATCATAGCCTTGGTGGCCTTTTCAGCCATCGCATTATTGTTCTTCGGCCTGGTACCTTATCCCTATAATTTTATTTTCCTGTTCTTCAACGGGCTTCCGCTAGGCATGATCTGGGGGGTGGTTTTTAGTTTTCTCGAAGGCCGTAAGTATACCGAAGTATTGTCCATCGGGCTTAGCATCAGCATCATCGCCGCCAGCGGGATCTTAAAAACATTTTACCTGGAAGTGCATAGTTACTTTCCTCATATCCCTGAATTCTGGCTACCCTTCACCATTGGTGCCATTGCCTTTCCCTTCTTCTGCTTCTTTGTCTGGATGCTTTCCGTGATCCCTGCCCCAACTGCATCAGATAAACTATTGCGTGCAGAAAGGCCGCCCATGACCCGGGCTGATAAAACGAATGTACTCCGTCAATACGGCCCCGGCATAGCAGGTATCATGATTGTTTACTGTATGCTGGCCACTATGCGCGATTTCAGGGATAACTTTTCGGTAGAGATCTGGAATGAACTCGATTCACACTGGAGTAAAGCGGTGCTTGCGCAGACAGAAGTGCTCTGCAGCATCTTTGTACTCATTGCAGTGGGCGCCCTGAGTGCCATTAAAAATAATGAGAAAGCTTTTCATGCCACCATGGGTATGATCATTGCGGGGGTGTTATTGGGCGGAATCAGCACCTTCTTATATCATATACACCTTATTTCGGGATTCAACTGGATGCTGTGGTTAGGGATGGGCTTGTTCCTTGCCTATGTGCCGGTCCAGGTTGCTCTCTTCGAAAGGATGATCGCTTTATTTAATATCCGTGCTAATGCTGGTTACTTTGTCTATCTCTGCGATGCCGTGGGCTACCTTGGCAGCGTTGGCATCCTCTTCTATAAGGAGTTCTTTGCTAAAACAGTGAAGTGGTCTGACACCATGGCCCAGTTTAGCTGTGTAATGACCATAGGTGGAGGGCTACTCCTCTTTACCTGTGTATTATTTTTTAAAAAATTACTCTTAGATAAAAAAGTAAGCTACCAGAATTAA
- a CDS encoding helix-turn-helix domain-containing protein codes for MQEDILIQIGNKIKEIRKAKGITVQELASKADVSKGLISQIENNRTIPSLLVLMNIITSLDLDLNEFFKGIEQQASASHVIVKRSEEYYEFEKEKTKGFRYKRIMTRNLKNFPVDIVMLELKPGAKRSNMVKTEAYEYKYIIQGTVEYLINNEKHILYAGDSIFFDGRQGHRPANIGEDTALILVAYFFI; via the coding sequence ATGCAGGAAGATATACTGATCCAAATCGGAAACAAGATCAAAGAGATTCGTAAAGCTAAAGGAATCACCGTACAGGAACTCGCCAGCAAGGCCGATGTGAGTAAAGGTTTAATTTCACAGATTGAAAATAATCGTACCATTCCTTCCCTGCTGGTATTGATGAATATTATAACTTCCCTGGATCTGGACCTCAATGAATTTTTTAAGGGCATCGAACAACAGGCCAGTGCATCACATGTAATTGTGAAGCGGAGTGAGGAATACTATGAATTTGAAAAGGAGAAAACAAAAGGATTCCGGTATAAACGCATTATGACCCGTAACCTGAAGAATTTTCCGGTGGATATAGTCATGCTGGAACTAAAGCCAGGTGCAAAAAGGAGCAATATGGTGAAGACGGAGGCCTATGAATATAAATATATCATTCAGGGTACAGTGGAGTACCTGATCAATAACGAAAAGCATATATTATACGCGGGTGATTCCATCTTTTTTGATGGCAGGCAAGGTCACCGGCCTGCAAATATCGGGGAGGACACTGCTTTAATTCTGGTAGCTTACTTTTTTATCTAA